Within Salmo trutta chromosome 30, fSalTru1.1, whole genome shotgun sequence, the genomic segment tGTGACAAAAACCAACAGGACCATGAGATGTTTACTGTAGCCTAGATATACTGTATGCCTAATTCCTTagataagggagagcaggccatgtccagactttctcagcgacctcaagtactcattaactctgTCTTTTATGCTTTTTCGGGTTGCATCACTCATGGACAGAAACTTCTGAAACACAGTATTCATGACGAACACTCGGAGGTTCACTGGTAAGCCACATTTGCCTCGGGATCCATCCCAGTTGGTGTTCTGTGTCCACTCGTGGTGAGCAGTTCTGGTgtcagaagaagaagaggaatggaaatgtcgGGGTGAACAGACGACCTGACGAAGCCTCCACCATTGTTGCCTCTGCTTGTCGAtggtggagttccagagctcacaggtgtgcctggcgtGGATCGTGACTCCATCTCGTCCCTCGCCCTCTTCAACGCGTCATTCTCcgcctgactctccgccaatgctGCATGACTCTCCATATCGCCCGTATCTCTGGACcgggtagcaccatagaaagaagctggctATGTCCATTCCGTCTGTTCTCCTTGGTCTCAATGAAAATATTCTGAGATAAACATAATTTCTTTAATGGTAACTGTGTTAATGGCAGAGTTTAGGGTGGGGTGATGAGTACTGGCATAGTGTGACTCCATGTTACAATAGGCCATACGTATACAGCAGACCTCCCACTGTCCTCACTTTGATTATGCTATAGCACATACTGTAGCTATGATGATTGAGCGATCTCTCTCAAATGCAGACAGTGACTCAAAACACACTGCCGCCTGGGTTTGCATTGCAAACGAGGGTATAATCTGGGTCAAGACgccagcagagtaagtagacctaaaacacttttttcacagcacattactcaacactagtgagactcacctcgcctacagtatatatataaaaaaatatgataATGTAGGTCTCCCGATTTAAATCTGATCAAAACTTGattggcatcaactgaaaacaaTCTGTAACTCTGCCAAGCCTACAAGCAAAGATGAACCAGTGAAGTGCATCAAGACGTATTGGCTTGAGAAACTGACGATACAACAACGCAACAAATACATGAATCTtctcagcaaggttttacccATGGTTGGGAGGGGGGGGTGGAACTAAAATGTAGTTGAAACAAACATCTGAGTCTTGATCATAATTTTATTAAATGAAAACAAAGATGTTGATGAACAAATATTGTATATGTATATGCATCTTTCTTTTGGAAACGTATAAATCATTGCCTATTATAAGGTTGATTTGATTATTATGTGGGTTATAATAAATGTACATATTTGTAGGGTGTTGatgcatttttcgttagggcaaatcagaTCTGTGATATTGATACATTTATAACTTTAGTCTTGTATCAGGTGAAGTGTCCTCACATTTGGTCTGATAATTGCCCCCTAATCTCCAAAGGTCTCTCTCTCAATTGCTatttcaatatacagtaccagtcaaaagtttggacaactactcattcaagggtttttctttcttttttaccagcttcatgaggaatgcttttccaacagtcttgaaggagttccaacatatgttGAGCaattgttggttgcttttccttcactctgtggtccaacttaccccaaaccatctcaattgggttgaggtcttaCAGTACAGAGTACTTCCACTCCATGCTCCACCAGATGGTAACATTCTTACAGTACAGAGCACCTCCACTCCATGCTCCACCAGATGGTAACATTCTTACAGTACAGAGCACTTCCACTCCATGCTCCACCAGATGGTAACATTCTTACAGTACAGAGCACTTCCACTCCATGCTCCACCAGATGGTAACATTCTTACAGTACAGAGCACCTCCACTCCATGCTCCACCAGATGGTAACATTCTTACAGTACAGAGCACCTCCACTCCATGCTCCACCAGATGGTAACATTCTTACAGTACAGAGCACTTCCACTCCATGCTCCACCAGATGGTAACATTCTTACAGTACAGAGCACCTCCACTCCATGCTCCACCAGATGGTAACATTCTTACAGTACAGAGCACCTCCACTCCATGCTCCACCAGATGGTAACATTCTTACAGTACAGAGCACTTCCACTCCATGCTCCACCAGATGGTAACATTCTTACAGTACAGAGCACCTCCACTCCATGCTCCACCAGATGGTAACATTCTTACAGTACAGAGCACTTCCACTCCATGCTCCACCAGATGGTAACATTTCAGTAACATTCCACAAGTAAAAGTAATAAATACAACTAATCAACTAAATAGCTCTGGTCTTGAAAATATGTGAAACCTTTTTTTGAGTTGTATTTTATCTGTGCCTAGTAgccgaggctatatgactgcGCCGTCAACTTGTTTATTTAGCAGACGTCACTAggtgcttatattcagtcaacacacacagtatatctgACGACTATCATGGAATATAactgaacatttttattttaacttagaATAAAAACCCTAGTGTAACAGTTGAAGTAATATGCTACAGTCCAGTTACAGATTCCCTTGATGAAGTGTCTTTTTTTGGGTGCGCATGCAGGACAGAGGAAgagcaattcttacactattgttctaaattcaatcaccctcttcttcttcttcatcctcatcattcagttcattcaaatACAATTgcgaagtcgtgcacaattaccagtttctatttggtttatcTCGCccgttaaaaaaaatattttacccggttttctccccaatttcgtggtatccaattggtagttactgtcttgtctcatcgctgcaactcccgtacggactcgggagaggcgaaggtcgagagccatgcgtcctccgaaacacaacacaACCATGCAATGGCCACTTAACCggggaagccagctgcaccaatgtgtcggaggaaacactgtgcacctggcgaccgtgtcagcgtgcactgcgcccggcccgccacagaagtcgctagtgcgcgatgggacaagtacATCCCTGGCGGCCAAACGCTCCCCTaaaccggacgatgctgggccaattgagcgCCGCCCCAtcggtctcccggtcgcggccggctgtgacgGAGCCTGATCTGCGCCATATTGCCCATTCATTGACAGCATTCACTCAGGTAGAGACACATTAGCGCgttgggaccaacattttacaatgTACCCTAAAGCACAATCAGCGCTCTAACACGGCCTTGCGGTGGTCTGGAGCATATGAATCAGTGACGCAGGGTAACATACAAATCACCTCAATGTCCTGCGGCATAATCTCAGAACGTTTCattgaggaaccactgtaggtGTTAGGGGCGTTAGGATTGTAGGGTGGGGTGACCCATAGAATCAATCTATGTGATGACCTCTAACCTGGTGAGCTGTGGGGCTGTGTCACTGCTGGGGGCGACAGGTAGCCCAGCCGAGCCCTCACTGGAGGCCCCAACAGGCGTGGTCCTCTTGGCCCAGGCGTTCTCCTTGGGGGGCGGGGCAAGCACCACCTTCAGGGGCTGCCCGTCCTGTCTGGGAGGGGGCAGGGTCACAGGGGAGGAGGGCTCCTCTTCACGACCACTGTCCACCGAGCGCTCGCTCTCCCTGCGCTTGGAGGCTGGCAATGGGACAGGAAGAAGAAAATAGGACTTTATTGTCCAACGTCCAACAGGAAAtgtgtattctattattttaGACCAACCCTCCCAAAGTCAGCTGAAATCACAACATTACCCTCCAAAGACGTCTCAGCGACTACAGTACTGATCTAATGGCTGACTGCATTACCCATCATAGCCAGTCAAATTCTCACCTCTGCCAGACTGGCTGCCTGGTTGGGAAGACTCGCTGCCAGTTCGAGAGCGTTCTGCAGGTTGGTCCTCACTGCGCCAGCTGGGGTGCCTGAGGGATGACCAGGATCAATGAGTCAAgggtaacatgctatacatgaagTTTGTTCTTTACTCCATTTCCTCATGTTAGCCTATGCTCTTCTGCCCTTCGTCACATACCTCTCTCTGGGCTTGCGGTCTGGGATCCTGTCCTCTAGCTGTCGCTGTAGTTTCTCCTGTTCCCTCTTCAGCCTCTCCTCGACCTCTCTCTCCTTGGCGGCCGTGTCCACTGGCTTGGCCCCGCCGAAGATGGAGGCAGCCCTGCCTGAGGGGGCAAACGGGGTGTTGCTCTGCTCCACCTCTTTGGGTACGCTACGGGGCTTCAGGATCAATTTGGGCCTCTCGACAGCAACTAAGAATGGCCAAAAAGTACACCCTGGTACAGTGCAGGTTCCACTGGGTCGGTGCACATGAAGAATGAGATCATGTATTTTAATATTCAACTTTCTCACCTCTGTCATCCCGGCTTTCCTCCCGTCTCTCGTATCGATCGCTACCACGGTCACCATAACGATCCCCACTAACCCGGTAGTCATCCCGTCGGTAGCTATCCGGCCGGTAGCTATCCTGCCGGTAGCTATCCTGTCCTCCCTCATCGCGCCTGTAACCAGTGCCAAATGCCCTGCGGCCACCACCACCGCCACCAAAACCACCTGAGGGAAGCGGCAGAAATACTATATTAGTAAGCCTTCTCACTAAAATGCTGAATGTGTATAGGTGTACTGGTGTAAGACCAGGCATTCCAACTGACCTCCTCGGTCATCTCTGCGATCCCGGTCATCATAGCGATCCCTGAACCTGTCCTGGCCCCCTCCGTAGCGATCATCTCCTCTGGGCCTGTCTGACTCGTAGCGGTCCCGTGACCCTGGAGCAAACGGCAGACAGAGAGGGGGCGGAGGGGTTTAGGGGGTCAATCTACCCCACATAGAGGACATGTAGTTTCTGACCTATACTGTACTCACGGTCTCCAAAGGCGTCATCTCTCCGAGGCGGCCCGTCGTCACTCTCTCCTCCACTGGGCCGAGGAGCCCTCCAGTCATCACAGTCTGTCTTGTCTGGGCCAAAGTCTCCCCCTCGGTCCCTGTCCCGGCCACCCATGGAGTGATTATCCctccctgagagagagacacagatgagTCACAAAGGAAGTGGAGACAAACTCTTCTGATGCTTAATCAAGTTCATCTGAACTGCGCAAGTGTTTGTAGAATGCACAGCTGCAAAAATGTGTATGGTAGTACTGTAGCTTCAAGATAAGATACACACCTTTGTCATTAGACTGGTCTGCAATGTCCACACGGATTCTTCTATTTCCCAAGTTCTGCATGGGGAAAGAGTAaacattaaaggtccaatgcagctgttttatctcaatatcaaatcctttCTTGGTAacaagtaccttactgtgattgtcaAAAAATAGAACAATCCTAATTGAAAACAAACATAGCTTAGCAAAGAGcataaaaaaagtatatatatttatttcctACATGACAAAAAGTACACATACAAACGATAGCATCACACCTGCCCAGCCCCCCCCAACGCCCGCATCACTCTCCgacacatggcctcaaactgcaccatttcgTTTCTCTCCATCGCCCGcacactttcaacatttagataataaagcatttgaccttttcATTGCGTTAAcgatggaggattggttgattttcCAGTTAAGTAtacgttttttcaagatgattgatgagaaaagtatcgtccaacccatctggtatctcactgcaccccaAACGGAGTGCTTGCGGATAAAAATCAGTACGTGATGACGTAGTGCGCACAAAAATTACTTTTCGGTTAcattttcatgtaccgaataaaaaccACTGTGTCCATCGCATTTTCC encodes:
- the LOC115169000 gene encoding eukaryotic translation initiation factor 4B isoform X1, coding for MAALAAKKKGNKKVKTLSLTDFLADDKGGNAPTSYAPTKPTSSWADETDDLETEVSTSWHTEEDMYRAPAIDRSILPTAPRSAREPNVDRSRIPRGPPYTAFLGNLPYDVTEDSIKDFFRGVGISAVRLPREPSNPERLKGFGYAEFDDVESLLSALSLNEENLGNRRIRVDIADQSNDKGRDNHSMGGRDRDRGGDFGPDKTDCDDWRAPRPSGGESDDGPPRRDDAFGDRSRDRYESDRPRGDDRYGGGQDRFRDRYDDRDRRDDRGGGFGGGGGGRRAFGTGYRRDEGGQDSYRQDSYRPDSYRRDDYRVSGDRYGDRGSDRYERREESRDDRVAVERPKLILKPRSVPKEVEQSNTPFAPSGRAASIFGGAKPVDTAAKEREVEERLKREQEKLQRQLEDRIPDRKPRERHPSWRSEDQPAERSRTGSESSQPGSQSGRASKRRESERSVDSGREEEPSSPVTLPPPRQDGQPLKVVLAPPPKENAWAKRTTPVGASSEGSAGLPVAPSSDTAPQLTSSSSLADDEANKKEVELSE
- the LOC115169000 gene encoding eukaryotic translation initiation factor 4B isoform X2, which gives rise to MAALAKKKGNKKVKTLSLTDFLADDKGGNAPTSYAPTKPTSSWADETDDLETEVSTSWHTEEDMYRAPAIDRSILPTAPRSAREPNVDRSRIPRGPPYTAFLGNLPYDVTEDSIKDFFRGVGISAVRLPREPSNPERLKGFGYAEFDDVESLLSALSLNEENLGNRRIRVDIADQSNDKGRDNHSMGGRDRDRGGDFGPDKTDCDDWRAPRPSGGESDDGPPRRDDAFGDRSRDRYESDRPRGDDRYGGGQDRFRDRYDDRDRRDDRGGGFGGGGGGRRAFGTGYRRDEGGQDSYRQDSYRPDSYRRDDYRVSGDRYGDRGSDRYERREESRDDRVAVERPKLILKPRSVPKEVEQSNTPFAPSGRAASIFGGAKPVDTAAKEREVEERLKREQEKLQRQLEDRIPDRKPRERHPSWRSEDQPAERSRTGSESSQPGSQSGRASKRRESERSVDSGREEEPSSPVTLPPPRQDGQPLKVVLAPPPKENAWAKRTTPVGASSEGSAGLPVAPSSDTAPQLTSSSSLADDEANKKEVELSE